The following are encoded together in the Limanda limanda chromosome 12, fLimLim1.1, whole genome shotgun sequence genome:
- the psma3 gene encoding proteasome subunit alpha type-3: MSSIGTGYDLSASTFSPDGRVFQVEYAMKAVENSSTAIGIRCKDGVVFAVEKLVLSKLYEQGANKRIFNIDRHVGMAVAGLLADARSLAEVSREEASSFRSNYGHDIPLKHLSERVAMYVHAYTLYSAVRPFGCSFILGSYNKDDGPQLYMVDPSGISYGYWGCAIGKAKQAAKTEIEKLQMKEMTCRELVKEVAKIIYIVHDEVKDKSFELELSWVGEVTNGRHELVPKDVREEAEKYAKDSLEEDDDSDEDNM, encoded by the exons ATGAGCTCCATCGGCACCGGG tACGACCTGTCGGCGTCCACCTTCTCTCCAGATGGACGAGTCTTCCAGGTGGAATACGCCATGAAGGCCGTGGAGAACAGCAG cacggCCATAGGAATCCGTTGTAAGGACGGTGTTGTGTTCGCAGTGGAGAAGCTTGTTCTGTCCAAACTGTACGAGCAGGGCGCCAACAAACGCATCTTCAACATCGACAGACACGTTGGCATG gctgTAGCTGGCCTGTTGGCTGATGCTCGCTCGCTGGCTGAAGTCTCCAGAGAAGAAGCGTCCAGCTTCAGATCAAACTACGGACACGACATTCCCCTGAAG CACCTGTCTGAGCGAGTGGCCATGTACGTGCACGCCTACACGCTGTACAGCGCCGTCCGGCCGTTCGGCTGCAG cttcatcCTTGGCTCCTACAACAAAGACGACGGTCCCCAGCTCTACATGGTCGACCCGTCAGGCATCTCATAC gGTTACTGGGGCTGCGCCATCGGAAAAGCAAAACAAGCGGCCAAGACAGAGATCGAGAAACTGCAG atgAAGGAGATGACGTGCAGAGAACTGGTCAAGGAAGTCGCCAAAAT aATCTACATCGTTCATGACGAAGTGAAGGACAAATCGTTTGAGCTGGAGCTCAGCTGGGTTGGAGAAG tCACAAATGGACGACACGAGCTGGTTCCTAAAGATGTtcgagaggaagcagagaaataCGCCAAG GATTCTTTAGAGGAGGACGACGACTCTGATGAAGACAACATGTGA